Proteins encoded together in one Rhizobacter sp. J219 window:
- a CDS encoding SDR family oxidoreductase, whose translation MSERPVVLVTGAARRLGREIALDLAAHGFDVAVHYHRSQGDAAETVAQARQAGAFADSVSADLADEAACRGLVPQVLARFRRLDAIVNNASTFEYDNAESFGIASMEKHWRANTAPAVLLAQALHRHLAGTSRQGCVVNLLDQKLWNLNPDYFSYTLSKAALQTATVMLAQALAPSVRVCGVAPGVTLLSGTMTADEFARSHQLTPLQRSSTPQDIARSVRFLIESPAITGTTLLVDGGQHLQPQPRDVMFIANPDKKT comes from the coding sequence ATGTCTGAACGCCCGGTCGTGCTCGTCACCGGCGCGGCCCGCCGCCTGGGCCGCGAGATCGCGCTCGACCTGGCCGCGCATGGCTTCGATGTGGCCGTGCACTACCACCGCTCGCAGGGTGACGCCGCCGAGACGGTGGCGCAGGCGCGCCAGGCCGGCGCCTTCGCCGACAGCGTGAGCGCCGACCTGGCCGACGAAGCGGCCTGCCGCGGCCTCGTGCCGCAGGTGCTGGCGCGCTTCCGCCGGCTCGATGCGATCGTCAACAACGCTTCGACCTTCGAGTACGACAACGCCGAGAGCTTCGGCATTGCGTCGATGGAAAAGCACTGGCGCGCCAACACGGCGCCGGCGGTGCTGCTGGCGCAGGCGCTGCACCGCCATCTGGCGGGTACCTCGCGGCAGGGCTGCGTGGTCAACCTGCTCGACCAGAAGCTGTGGAACCTGAACCCCGACTACTTCTCGTACACGCTCTCCAAGGCGGCGCTGCAGACGGCCACCGTGATGCTGGCGCAGGCGCTCGCGCCCAGCGTGCGGGTGTGCGGCGTGGCGCCCGGCGTGACGCTGCTGTCGGGCACGATGACGGCCGACGAGTTCGCCCGGTCGCACCAGCTCACACCGCTGCAGCGCTCGTCGACGCCGCAGGACATCGCCCGCAGCGTGCGCTTCCTGATCGAGTCGCCGGCCATCACCGGCACCACGCTGCTGGTGGACGGCGGCCAGCACCTGCAGCCCCAACCCCGCGATGTGATGTTCATCGCCAACCCTGACAAGAAGACCTGA
- the ttcA gene encoding tRNA 2-thiocytidine(32) synthetase TtcA — translation MGAVIDQKEDAKLAFETNKLSKRLHRQVGQAITDFNMIEDGDKVMVCLSGGKDSYTLLDILLNMQQRAPIRFELVAVNLDQKQPGFPEHILPEYLKARGVPFHIENQDTYSIVKRLIPEGKTMCSLCSRLRRGILYRVAGELGATKIALGHHRDDMIQTLFMNMFFGSKMKGMPPKLVSDDGKNIIIRPLAYVAETDIERWAAHRQFPIIPCSLCGNQENLQRVQIKAMLRDWDKRFPGRIDNLFTAMGNIVPSHMMDRNLYPFTTLKTTGVADPAGDIAFDEDESCATPSGASSTPAESVIRFAD, via the coding sequence ATGGGTGCCGTGATCGACCAGAAGGAAGACGCCAAGCTGGCGTTCGAGACCAACAAGCTCAGCAAGCGCCTGCACCGCCAGGTGGGCCAGGCCATCACCGACTTCAACATGATCGAAGACGGCGACAAGGTGATGGTGTGCCTGTCGGGCGGCAAGGACAGCTACACGCTGCTCGACATCCTGCTCAACATGCAGCAGCGCGCGCCGATCCGCTTCGAGCTGGTCGCGGTCAACCTCGACCAGAAGCAGCCGGGGTTTCCGGAGCACATCCTGCCCGAGTACTTGAAGGCACGCGGCGTGCCCTTCCACATCGAGAACCAGGACACCTACTCCATCGTCAAGCGCCTCATCCCCGAGGGCAAGACCATGTGCAGCCTGTGCTCGCGGCTGCGGCGCGGCATCCTCTACCGCGTGGCGGGCGAGCTCGGCGCGACCAAGATCGCGCTCGGCCACCACCGCGACGACATGATCCAGACGCTCTTCATGAACATGTTCTTCGGCAGCAAGATGAAGGGCATGCCGCCGAAACTCGTGAGCGACGACGGCAAGAACATCATCATCCGCCCGCTCGCCTACGTGGCCGAGACCGACATCGAGCGCTGGGCCGCACACCGGCAGTTCCCCATCATCCCGTGCTCGCTGTGCGGCAACCAGGAGAACCTGCAGCGGGTGCAGATCAAGGCCATGCTGCGCGACTGGGACAAGCGCTTCCCCGGCCGCATCGACAACCTCTTCACCGCCATGGGCAACATCGTGCCCTCGCACATGATGGACCGGAACCTCTACCCGTTCACCACGCTCAAAACCACCGGCGTGGCCGATCCGGCGGGCGACATCGCGTTTGACGAAGACGAATCGTGCGCAACGCCCTCGGGCGCTTCGTCCACACCGGCCGAATCGGTGATCCGGTTCGCAGACTGA
- a CDS encoding DUF4136 domain-containing protein encodes MRITLVATLALAAALGGCASLNTVDSEVSTYSQWPAARKPATFAFERLPSQQARPQEQSELEAAARPALLSAGFQEVNDLKTADTTVQVAARVSRTDRGFYDDPFFWRGSLFYSRYGRPYWGPGFGMMVDSPRYDREVVVLIRDRQTAQPLYEARAASDGLSSGTTQLLAAMFKAALKDFPQTGINPRRVSVQLTP; translated from the coding sequence ATGCGCATCACGCTCGTGGCAACCCTGGCGCTGGCCGCCGCCCTCGGCGGCTGCGCCAGCCTGAACACGGTGGACAGCGAGGTCTCCACCTACAGCCAGTGGCCCGCGGCGCGCAAGCCGGCCACCTTTGCCTTCGAGCGCCTGCCTTCGCAGCAGGCGCGGCCCCAGGAACAGTCGGAACTCGAAGCCGCCGCCCGCCCCGCCCTCCTGAGCGCCGGCTTCCAGGAAGTCAACGACCTCAAGACCGCCGACACCACCGTTCAGGTCGCCGCCCGCGTCTCGCGCACCGATCGCGGCTTCTACGACGACCCCTTCTTCTGGCGCGGCAGCCTCTTCTATTCGCGCTACGGCCGGCCGTACTGGGGCCCGGGCTTCGGGATGATGGTCGACAGCCCGCGCTACGACCGCGAGGTGGTGGTGCTGATCCGCGACCGGCAGACCGCGCAGCCGCTCTACGAAGCGCGCGCCGCCAGCGACGGCCTGAGCTCCGGTACCACCCAGCTGCTGGCCGCGATGTTCAAGGCGGCGCTGAAAGACTTCCCACAGACCGGCATCAACCCTCGCCGGGTGAGCGTGCAGCTCACGCCCTGA
- a CDS encoding DUF6279 family lipoprotein, with amino-acid sequence MQRLPLLKSWIIGGCLALATLLSGCTAVRFAYSQGPELSYWWLDGYADFSEPQIPKVRDTLEAWFRWHRQTQLDDYAQFLVRLQGHAAGPVTPELVCRSYQEALSRVDPMLDKALPMAVDLVRSLTPAQVQHIERKYAKVNREFRSDFLQPDPAERFEASVKRALERAEMFYGSLDDAQLEALRRGVAASPFNPELWLEERMLRQQEALAMLRRIANDKAMPPDQALASLRVVVAHVRRSPRPHYLEYQQKLLAYNCKLAAQLHNSASREQRASAVKRFKGWEEDARSLATDERRAP; translated from the coding sequence ATGCAACGTCTTCCTCTGCTGAAGTCCTGGATTATCGGCGGGTGCCTCGCCCTCGCCACCCTGCTGTCGGGGTGCACCGCGGTGCGCTTCGCGTACAGCCAGGGCCCAGAGCTGAGCTACTGGTGGCTCGACGGCTATGCCGACTTCAGCGAGCCGCAGATCCCGAAGGTGCGCGACACGCTCGAAGCCTGGTTCCGCTGGCACCGCCAGACCCAGCTCGACGACTACGCCCAGTTCCTGGTGCGACTGCAGGGCCATGCGGCCGGGCCGGTGACGCCGGAGCTCGTGTGCCGCTCCTACCAGGAGGCGCTTTCGCGCGTCGACCCGATGCTCGACAAGGCGCTGCCGATGGCCGTCGACCTGGTGCGAAGCCTCACACCGGCGCAGGTCCAGCACATCGAGCGCAAGTACGCCAAGGTGAACCGCGAGTTCCGCAGCGACTTCCTGCAGCCCGACCCGGCCGAGCGTTTCGAGGCCTCGGTGAAGCGTGCGCTCGAACGTGCCGAGATGTTCTACGGCAGCCTCGACGACGCCCAGCTCGAAGCGCTGCGGCGAGGCGTCGCCGCGTCGCCCTTCAACCCCGAGCTGTGGCTGGAAGAGCGCATGCTGCGTCAGCAGGAGGCGCTGGCCATGCTGCGGCGCATCGCGAACGACAAGGCGATGCCACCTGACCAGGCGCTGGCGTCGCTGCGCGTCGTCGTGGCCCATGTGCGGCGCTCGCCGCGCCCGCACTACCTCGAGTACCAGCAGAAGCTGCTGGCCTACAACTGCAAGCTCGCCGCCCAGTTGCACAACAGCGCGAGCCGCGAGCAGCGGGCCTCGGCGGTGAAGCGCTTCAAGGGCTGGGAAGAAGACGCCCGCTCGCTGGCGACCGACGAGCGCCGGGCGCCTTGA
- the glmU gene encoding bifunctional UDP-N-acetylglucosamine diphosphorylase/glucosamine-1-phosphate N-acetyltransferase GlmU, with protein MALDIVIMAAGKGTRMKSSLPKVLHKLAGRSLLQHVLQTAARLSADRIITITGHGAELVEAAVSAPQLKFVRQEPQLGTGHAVQQAVPSLHETGTTLILNGDVPLITERTARALIEACGGQKLALLTIELPDPTGYGRIVRQGESVRAIVEHKDASPEQRQIREIYTGMMAVPTAALKRWLAKLSNDNAQGEYYLTDIVAMAVADGTPVVAAQPLTEAEVLGVNSPAQLADLERRHQRAQAEHLMNDGVRLADPARFDLRGELHCGTDVEIDINCLFEGTVHLGSGTRIGAHCVIRNARIADNVTIHPFTHIDGDKDGASVGAGSIIGPFARLRPGAQLAEEVHIGNFVEVKNSTLARGAKANHLAYLGDATVGERVNYGAGSITANYDGANKHRTVIGNDVHVGSNCVLVAPVTLGDGATIGGGSTINKPVPAGNLAVARGKQTLIAGWVRPVKKKG; from the coding sequence ATGGCACTCGACATCGTGATCATGGCCGCGGGCAAAGGCACCCGCATGAAATCCAGCCTGCCCAAGGTGCTGCACAAGCTGGCCGGGCGGTCGCTATTGCAGCACGTGTTGCAGACCGCTGCGCGGCTGTCGGCCGATCGCATCATCACGATCACCGGCCACGGGGCGGAGCTGGTCGAGGCCGCCGTCAGCGCGCCCCAGCTGAAATTCGTGCGGCAGGAGCCGCAGCTGGGCACCGGCCATGCGGTGCAACAGGCCGTGCCCTCGCTCCACGAGACGGGCACCACGCTCATCCTCAACGGCGACGTGCCACTCATCACCGAGCGCACGGCAAGAGCGCTCATCGAGGCGTGCGGTGGACAGAAGCTCGCGCTGCTCACCATCGAACTCCCCGACCCGACCGGCTACGGCCGCATCGTGCGCCAAGGTGAGAGCGTGCGCGCCATCGTCGAGCACAAGGACGCCTCGCCCGAGCAGCGCCAGATCCGCGAGATCTACACCGGCATGATGGCGGTGCCCACCGCCGCGCTGAAGCGCTGGCTCGCGAAGCTGTCGAACGACAACGCCCAGGGCGAGTACTACCTGACTGACATCGTCGCGATGGCGGTGGCCGACGGCACGCCGGTCGTCGCCGCGCAGCCGCTGACCGAAGCCGAGGTGCTGGGCGTCAACAGCCCGGCGCAGCTGGCTGACCTGGAACGCCGCCACCAGCGCGCGCAGGCCGAGCACCTGATGAACGACGGCGTGCGCCTGGCCGACCCGGCGCGCTTCGACCTCAGAGGCGAGCTGCACTGCGGCACCGACGTCGAGATCGACATCAACTGCCTCTTCGAAGGCACGGTGCACCTCGGCAGCGGCACACGCATCGGCGCGCACTGCGTGATCCGCAACGCGCGCATCGCCGACAACGTGACGATCCACCCCTTTACCCATATTGACGGCGACAAGGACGGCGCAAGCGTCGGCGCCGGCTCGATCATCGGCCCCTTCGCCCGCCTGCGCCCCGGCGCGCAGCTGGCGGAAGAGGTGCACATCGGCAACTTCGTCGAGGTGAAGAACTCCACCCTCGCCCGCGGCGCCAAGGCCAACCACCTCGCCTACCTGGGCGACGCCACGGTGGGCGAGCGTGTGAACTACGGCGCCGGCAGCATCACCGCCAACTACGACGGCGCCAACAAGCACCGCACCGTGATCGGCAACGACGTGCACGTGGGCAGCAACTGCGTGCTGGTCGCTCCCGTCACGCTGGGCGACGGCGCGACCATCGGCGGTGGCTCCACCATCAACAAGCCGGTGCCGGCCGGCAACCTCGCAGTGGCACGCGGCAAGCAGACGCTGATCGCCGGCTGGGTGCGGCCGGTGAAGAAGAAAGGCTGA
- a CDS encoding EAL domain-containing protein, whose amino-acid sequence MTLRPFLRDSDLPDADSLPCMLAWVAPDGTVLHANRGFHEQMGSAGASISLPSLLTADSGVALTTQLAARRDFRLSVRMPLSGAQRFGEAWLDLQVSWLDAQNCYVCVLHDVSDSRRAEISSRSRAEQFQLLADNVPVLISYYEAQDFRCLYANKLYAQTFGFDEHSVIGRTFAEIVGDAAAEVIRPYVDYVLREHKPASYERELRTPEGKRHWLEVNLIPHLAADGTLLAAFVLVTDITKHRLAEQSVRESEERLGKFMQASVEGILFHKNGYLTDANEPLCQLVGYPLEEILGRHVFDFLPSDQIAKVSEVMEAHGEVAYESVVLHRDGRRIPVEFIVRSIERHGERLRMSIVRDIRDRHAAQEHIRRLAHNDSLTGLPNRLSLMEHLGHMIAAARRDDSQVALLFIDLDHFKRVNDSLGHLVGDTLLQTIARRITESLRGTDVVARFGGDEFIVLLPRTLQRMDVEEVAHKLLARIEVPVNVDGRLISVTPSIGISMFPHDGETADDLIKHADTAMYLAKSRGRANYQFFTPAMASTAYDALVLESQMSQALARGEFVLHFQPQVRSRDGVLVGAEALIRWNHPERGLLMPDMFIPLAEQQRVMLPIGQWVLREAMRCVRGWHEAGVCNVPVAVNLSTVQFQTSGFTALIEQLLAEEGVAGELLELELTERMLMDDLPEVKRKLSELKALGIRISVDDFGTGYSSLAHLKELPIDKMKIDRSFVLGLPGESDSAAIARAIVQMARGLGLSVIAEGVETEAQRSFLARLDCDELQGLLVGEPLAAADFARWVLRQVQTPQVSHSTE is encoded by the coding sequence ATGACCCTCCGCCCGTTCCTGCGCGACAGCGACCTGCCCGACGCAGACAGCCTGCCCTGCATGCTGGCCTGGGTTGCGCCTGATGGAACGGTGCTGCACGCCAACCGCGGCTTCCATGAGCAGATGGGCTCGGCCGGCGCGTCGATCTCGTTGCCCTCATTGCTGACCGCCGACTCCGGCGTGGCACTGACCACCCAGCTCGCCGCGCGCCGCGACTTCCGCCTGAGCGTGCGCATGCCGCTGTCAGGCGCCCAGCGCTTCGGCGAGGCCTGGCTCGACCTGCAGGTGAGCTGGCTCGACGCACAGAACTGCTACGTCTGCGTGCTGCACGACGTGAGCGACAGCCGCCGCGCCGAGATCTCGTCGCGCTCGCGGGCCGAGCAGTTCCAGCTGCTGGCCGACAACGTGCCGGTGCTGATCTCGTACTACGAGGCGCAAGACTTTCGCTGCCTCTACGCCAACAAGCTCTACGCCCAGACCTTCGGTTTCGACGAGCACTCGGTGATCGGCCGCACGTTCGCCGAGATCGTCGGCGATGCCGCGGCCGAGGTGATCCGGCCCTATGTCGACTACGTGCTGCGCGAACACAAGCCCGCTTCCTACGAGCGCGAGCTGCGCACGCCCGAGGGCAAGCGCCACTGGCTGGAGGTCAACCTCATTCCGCACCTGGCCGCTGATGGCACGCTGCTCGCTGCCTTCGTGCTGGTGACCGACATCACCAAGCACCGCCTGGCCGAGCAGTCGGTGCGCGAATCGGAAGAGCGCCTCGGCAAGTTCATGCAAGCCAGCGTGGAGGGCATCCTCTTCCACAAGAACGGCTACCTGACCGACGCCAACGAGCCGCTGTGCCAGCTGGTCGGCTACCCGCTGGAAGAAATCCTCGGGCGGCATGTGTTCGACTTCCTGCCTTCCGACCAGATCGCGAAAGTCTCGGAAGTGATGGAGGCCCACGGCGAGGTCGCCTACGAAAGCGTGGTGCTGCACCGCGACGGTCGCCGCATCCCGGTCGAATTCATCGTGCGCAGCATCGAGCGCCACGGCGAGCGCCTGCGCATGAGCATCGTGCGCGACATCCGCGACCGCCATGCAGCGCAGGAGCACATCCGCCGCCTCGCGCACAACGATTCGCTTACCGGCCTGCCCAACCGCCTGAGCCTGATGGAGCACCTGGGCCACATGATCGCCGCGGCGCGCCGCGACGATTCGCAGGTGGCGCTGCTCTTCATCGACCTTGACCACTTCAAGCGCGTCAACGACTCGCTCGGCCACCTGGTTGGCGACACGCTCCTGCAGACCATCGCCCGCCGCATCACCGAGAGCCTGCGCGGCACCGACGTGGTGGCGCGTTTCGGTGGCGACGAGTTCATCGTGCTCTTGCCGCGCACGCTGCAGCGCATGGACGTGGAAGAAGTGGCGCACAAGCTGCTCGCGCGCATCGAGGTGCCGGTGAATGTGGATGGCCGGCTGATCTCGGTCACGCCGTCGATCGGCATCTCGATGTTCCCGCACGACGGCGAAACGGCCGACGACCTCATCAAGCATGCCGACACCGCGATGTACCTCGCCAAGTCGCGTGGCCGCGCCAATTACCAGTTCTTCACGCCGGCGATGGCCAGCACCGCCTACGACGCGCTGGTGCTCGAGAGCCAGATGTCGCAGGCGCTGGCGCGCGGCGAGTTCGTGCTGCATTTCCAGCCGCAGGTGCGCTCGCGCGACGGCGTGCTGGTCGGTGCCGAGGCCCTCATTCGCTGGAACCACCCCGAGCGTGGCCTGCTGATGCCCGACATGTTCATTCCGCTGGCGGAGCAGCAGCGCGTCATGCTGCCCATCGGCCAGTGGGTGCTGCGCGAGGCGATGCGCTGCGTGCGCGGCTGGCACGAAGCGGGCGTGTGCAACGTGCCGGTGGCCGTCAACCTGTCGACGGTGCAGTTCCAGACCAGCGGCTTCACCGCGCTGATCGAGCAGCTGCTCGCCGAAGAAGGCGTGGCCGGCGAGCTGCTCGAGCTCGAGCTGACCGAGCGCATGCTGATGGACGACCTGCCCGAGGTGAAGCGCAAGCTCTCCGAGCTGAAGGCCTTGGGCATTCGCATCTCGGTCGACGACTTCGGAACCGGCTACTCATCGCTCGCGCACTTGAAGGAGCTACCGATCGACAAGATGAAGATCGACCGCTCCTTCGTGCTCGGCCTGCCCGGCGAGAGCGACTCGGCGGCGATCGCCCGTGCGATCGTGCAGATGGCGCGTGGCCTCGGGCTGTCGGTGATCGCCGAAGGCGTGGAGACCGAAGCCCAGCGCAGTTTCCTCGCCCGCCTCGATTGCGACGAGCTGCAGGGCCTGCTGGTGGGCGAGCCGCTCGCCGCAGCCGACTTCGCGCGCTGGGTGCTGCGGCAGGTTCAGACCCCGCAGGTGTCTCATTCCACTGAATGA
- a CDS encoding uracil-DNA glycosylase family protein, which produces MGWTERQVAMLAEMGIRVWNSGEPEPVATAAVAEAVVAPAPAAVPTAAPTPKAVPGSRATGVDTMDWPALRAAVSGCTACKLCSGRTQTVFGVGHERAHWMIVGEAPGEQEDRQGEPFVGKSGQLLDNMLRAVGLTRGDAPAAQQVYIANTVKCRPPGNRNPEPAELAQCEPFLIRQIALVQPRIILAMGRFAVQSLLRSDEPIGRLRGRVHQYQGVPLIVTYHPAYLLRNPEDKAKSWDDLCLAREVLAKTAHTA; this is translated from the coding sequence GTGGGCTGGACTGAACGCCAGGTCGCGATGCTCGCCGAGATGGGCATCCGTGTGTGGAACTCCGGCGAGCCCGAGCCCGTGGCGACGGCTGCCGTGGCCGAGGCGGTGGTGGCACCCGCGCCCGCAGCTGTGCCCACGGCGGCACCCACGCCGAAGGCCGTGCCCGGTTCCCGAGCCACCGGCGTCGACACGATGGACTGGCCCGCGCTGCGCGCCGCCGTCTCGGGCTGTACCGCCTGCAAGCTGTGCAGCGGCCGCACCCAGACCGTCTTCGGCGTCGGCCACGAACGCGCCCACTGGATGATCGTCGGCGAAGCCCCCGGCGAGCAGGAAGACCGCCAGGGCGAGCCCTTCGTCGGCAAGTCGGGCCAGCTGCTCGACAACATGCTGCGCGCCGTCGGCCTTACGCGGGGTGACGCGCCCGCAGCACAGCAGGTCTACATCGCCAACACGGTGAAGTGCCGCCCACCCGGCAACCGCAACCCCGAGCCGGCCGAGTTGGCGCAGTGCGAGCCTTTCCTGATCCGCCAGATCGCGCTGGTGCAGCCGCGCATCATCCTCGCAATGGGGCGCTTCGCGGTGCAGAGCCTGCTGCGGAGCGACGAGCCGATCGGCCGCCTGCGCGGCCGGGTGCACCAGTACCAGGGCGTGCCGCTGATCGTGACCTACCACCCGGCCTACCTGCTGCGAAATCCCGAGGACAAAGCCAAGTCCTGGGACGATCTCTGCCTCGCTCGCGAGGTGCTCGCGAAGACCGCCCACACGGCGTAG
- the rimI gene encoding ribosomal protein S18-alanine N-acetyltransferase, with the protein MSAVLRDERLLVPMTVQQLDAVLAIELQAYAFPWTRGNFIDSLAAGYAAQVLHGAHGELLGYFVAMEGVDELHLLNITVAPAAQGQGHARFMLDELCALGRARGAHQIWLEVRGSNLRARAIYERYGFRHIGLRRGYYPASRDEHPNGREDAIVMSCTLQEASRGLD; encoded by the coding sequence ATGAGCGCCGTCTTGCGCGACGAGCGCCTGCTTGTGCCCATGACCGTGCAGCAGCTCGATGCCGTACTCGCCATCGAGTTGCAGGCCTATGCCTTCCCGTGGACGCGCGGCAACTTCATCGACTCGCTCGCCGCCGGTTACGCGGCGCAGGTGCTGCATGGCGCGCATGGCGAGCTGCTCGGCTACTTCGTCGCGATGGAGGGGGTCGACGAGCTGCACCTGCTCAACATCACCGTCGCCCCTGCCGCGCAAGGCCAGGGCCACGCCCGCTTCATGCTCGACGAGCTGTGCGCCCTCGGCCGCGCTCGCGGGGCGCACCAGATCTGGCTCGAAGTGCGCGGCAGCAACCTGCGCGCCCGGGCGATCTATGAACGCTACGGCTTCCGCCACATCGGCCTGCGCCGCGGCTACTACCCGGCGTCGCGTGACGAGCACCCGAACGGCCGCGAAGACGCGATCGTGATGAGCTGCACCTTGCAGGAGGCCTCACGTGGGCTGGACTGA
- the tsaB gene encoding tRNA (adenosine(37)-N6)-threonylcarbamoyltransferase complex dimerization subunit type 1 TsaB — MTRLLAFDTSTDAMSIALRTPHGVLTRDAAGGAQASARLVPDVLALLAEADCPIKALDAIAFGCGPGAFTGLRTACSVAQGLAFGAGKPVVPVDSLIIVAQDARTQLGDAAPVELWVAMDARMDEVYAGAYRWDDGRWVTQSAPALYTLDALNALWQAALPTLVAGSALDAFGDRLQFGAALTVRRERSRAAALVDVTAQLLAAGHTVDAAHALPVYLRDKVALTTQEREAVRLAKESA, encoded by the coding sequence ATGACCCGCCTGCTGGCCTTCGACACCTCGACCGATGCGATGAGCATCGCCTTGCGCACGCCGCATGGCGTGCTCACGCGCGACGCGGCCGGCGGGGCGCAGGCCTCGGCGCGGCTGGTGCCCGATGTGCTGGCGCTGCTGGCCGAGGCGGACTGCCCGATCAAGGCACTCGACGCCATCGCCTTCGGCTGCGGCCCGGGCGCGTTTACTGGCCTGCGCACCGCGTGCTCGGTCGCGCAGGGCCTCGCGTTCGGGGCCGGCAAGCCGGTGGTGCCGGTCGACAGCCTGATCATCGTCGCGCAAGACGCCCGCACCCAGCTCGGCGATGCGGCACCCGTCGAGCTGTGGGTCGCGATGGACGCGCGCATGGACGAGGTCTACGCCGGCGCCTACCGCTGGGACGATGGCCGTTGGGTCACGCAATCAGCGCCCGCGCTCTACACCCTCGACGCGTTGAATGCGCTTTGGCAGGCGGCCTTGCCCACGCTCGTCGCCGGCTCGGCGCTCGACGCTTTCGGCGATCGGCTGCAGTTCGGCGCTGCCCTGACCGTGCGGCGCGAGCGCTCTCGTGCGGCCGCGTTGGTGGACGTCACCGCCCAGCTGCTGGCGGCAGGTCACACCGTCGACGCCGCCCATGCACTGCCGGTGTACCTGCGCGACAAGGTGGCGCTCACCACCCAGGAGCGCGAGGCGGTGCGGCTGGCGAAGGAGAGCGCCTGA
- the dacB gene encoding D-alanyl-D-alanine carboxypeptidase/D-alanyl-D-alanine-endopeptidase, which produces MLIRDIVRGLAAASLICLNSHAGGTTHNGLPPEVDAALQRAGVPREAMVVVAQEVGAPEPRLAWQPQLLVNPASLMKLVTTSAALDLLGPAWAWSTPVWIQGTTLNGVLDGNLVIKGTGDPKFVQERLWQVLRRVQQLGVREIRGDILLDRSAFKLPPHDPAAFDAKPHSPQNTGADALLLNYKSVQLTFTPDTSRGVAVVSSEPPLAGVRIDHTVPLANGGGCGDWRESLKPDFTEPLRIRFTGSYPAACPEQFWQVAYADPASYNARVLAGLWREMGGKLIGRVREGQAPNDAPSFQVTSPSLTEVVRDINKFSNNVMSQQLFLTLPMTQRGGTGTPEQARDLLRAWLAERFGDAARGSVIDNGSGLSRDTRLSAQLLARLLQAMYAGPTMPELMASLPVIGVDGTLRRARNGATGRAHLKTGSLNGVAGVAGYVLSNGGRRYVLVAVINHPNANLARPALEAMVQWTANDLAPPIPPQPLVAPLPAPPSLAPPSPAPSAPIAPPPLPAPASAPASAAPPG; this is translated from the coding sequence ATGCTGATACGCGACATCGTGCGCGGCCTGGCCGCAGCCAGCCTGATCTGCCTGAATTCGCACGCCGGTGGCACCACCCATAACGGCCTGCCGCCCGAGGTCGACGCCGCCCTGCAACGCGCCGGGGTGCCGCGCGAGGCGATGGTGGTGGTGGCCCAGGAGGTGGGCGCGCCTGAGCCGCGCCTCGCCTGGCAGCCGCAGCTCCTCGTGAACCCCGCCTCGCTGATGAAGCTCGTGACCACCAGCGCCGCGCTCGACCTGCTGGGGCCCGCCTGGGCCTGGAGCACGCCAGTGTGGATTCAGGGCACCACGCTCAACGGCGTGCTCGACGGCAACCTCGTCATCAAGGGCACCGGCGACCCGAAGTTCGTGCAGGAGCGCCTCTGGCAGGTGCTGCGGCGGGTGCAGCAACTGGGGGTGCGCGAGATCCGAGGCGACATCCTCCTCGACCGCAGCGCCTTCAAGCTGCCGCCGCACGACCCGGCCGCATTTGACGCCAAACCCCACAGCCCGCAGAACACCGGCGCCGATGCGCTGCTGCTGAACTACAAGTCGGTGCAGCTGACCTTCACGCCCGACACCTCGCGGGGCGTGGCCGTCGTCTCCAGCGAGCCGCCGCTGGCCGGTGTGCGCATCGACCACACGGTGCCGCTCGCCAACGGCGGCGGCTGCGGCGACTGGCGCGAGTCGCTCAAGCCCGACTTCACCGAACCGCTGCGCATCCGCTTCACCGGCAGCTACCCGGCGGCCTGCCCCGAGCAGTTCTGGCAGGTCGCCTACGCCGACCCTGCAAGCTACAACGCACGCGTGCTGGCCGGCCTGTGGCGCGAGATGGGCGGCAAGCTGATCGGCCGTGTGCGTGAAGGGCAGGCTCCGAACGATGCTCCGAGCTTCCAGGTGACGTCGCCATCGCTGACGGAAGTGGTGCGCGACATCAACAAGTTCAGCAACAACGTGATGTCGCAGCAGCTCTTTCTCACGCTGCCCATGACGCAGCGCGGCGGCACCGGCACTCCCGAGCAGGCGCGCGACCTGCTGCGCGCATGGCTGGCCGAACGCTTCGGCGACGCGGCCCGGGGCTCGGTGATCGACAACGGCTCTGGCCTCTCGCGCGACACCCGCTTGAGCGCCCAGTTGCTCGCCCGCTTGCTGCAGGCGATGTACGCCGGGCCCACGATGCCCGAGTTGATGGCGTCGCTGCCGGTGATCGGCGTCGACGGCACACTGCGCCGCGCCCGCAACGGCGCCACCGGTCGTGCCCACCTCAAAACCGGCTCGCTCAACGGCGTGGCCGGTGTCGCCGGGTATGTGCTGAGCAACGGTGGTCGCCGCTACGTGCTGGTGGCGGTCATCAACCACCCGAACGCCAACCTCGCGCGACCGGCCCTGGAGGCGATGGTGCAGTGGACGGCGAACGACCTCGCACCGCCCATACCGCCGCAGCCGCTGGTGGCGCCGCTGCCTGCACCGCCCTCGCTTGCGCCGCCGTCACCGGCCCCGTCTGCGCCGATCGCGCCGCCTCCCTTGCCCGCGCCGGCCTCGGCACCGGCGTCCGCCGCACCACCCGGCTGA